One Pseudorhodoplanes sinuspersici DNA segment encodes these proteins:
- a CDS encoding tyrosine phosphatase family protein yields the protein MIHVCSLARLHDTVTETGAKHVVTLMKDVAMVRRPASIVEANHLLLDMDDITAVMDGYVPPNEAHVKKLIDFVTAWDRAAPIVVHCYAGISRSTAGAFITACALNPKRDELTIARAIRSFSPTAQPNSRLVALADVILGRKGRMVDAVRAIGPGLASYEGHPFRLELE from the coding sequence ATGATTCACGTCTGCTCCCTCGCCCGCCTGCATGACACGGTAACCGAAACCGGTGCAAAACACGTCGTTACCCTGATGAAGGACGTCGCGATGGTGCGGCGGCCGGCTTCGATCGTCGAAGCCAATCACCTGCTGCTCGACATGGACGACATTACCGCCGTGATGGACGGCTATGTGCCGCCGAACGAAGCGCATGTGAAAAAGCTGATCGATTTCGTGACCGCGTGGGATCGCGCCGCGCCGATCGTCGTGCATTGCTATGCCGGCATCAGCCGCTCGACGGCGGGCGCCTTCATTACCGCCTGTGCGCTCAATCCGAAGCGCGACGAACTGACGATCGCCCGCGCGATTCGCTCGTTCTCGCCGACCGCCCAGCCCAACAGCCGGCTGGTGGCGCTGGCCGACGTCATCCTTGGCCGGAAGGGCCGCATGGTCGATGCCGTGCGCGCCATTGGCCCGGGCCTTGCGTCGTATGAAGGGCATCCGTTCCGCCTCGAACTCGAGTGA
- a CDS encoding YfbR-like 5'-deoxynucleotidase codes for MTKSASKKIVKAPARTKATRAWQRMLSGRRLDLLDPSPLDVEIEDIAHGIARVPRWNGQTIGAHIFSVAQHTLLVDTIARQQGPIDDKLRLAIMLHDAPEYVVGDMITPFKAVIGDSYKAVELRLLAAIHVRFGLPPKLAAAQEKLIKQADRAAAYLEATRLAGFSEAEARRFFGNPPRLSPSVERDYLTPWPAETAEARFLERFAKLCG; via the coding sequence ATGACCAAATCCGCGAGCAAAAAAATCGTCAAAGCTCCTGCCCGCACGAAAGCGACCCGCGCCTGGCAGCGCATGCTGTCCGGGCGCAGGCTGGATCTGCTCGACCCCTCGCCGCTCGATGTCGAGATCGAGGATATTGCGCACGGCATTGCGCGCGTGCCGCGCTGGAACGGCCAGACCATCGGCGCGCATATCTTCTCGGTCGCGCAGCACACCTTGCTGGTCGATACCATTGCGCGGCAGCAGGGGCCGATCGACGACAAGCTGCGGCTGGCGATCATGCTGCACGACGCGCCCGAATATGTGGTCGGCGACATGATCACGCCGTTCAAGGCGGTGATCGGCGATTCCTACAAGGCGGTCGAATTGCGGCTGCTCGCGGCCATCCATGTCCGGTTCGGCCTGCCGCCGAAACTGGCCGCGGCGCAGGAAAAGCTGATCAAGCAGGCCGACCGCGCTGCAGCATACCTCGAGGCCACGCGGCTTGCCGGCTTCAGCGAGGCGGAAGCGCGGCGTTTTTTCGGCAACCCGCCGAGACTTTCCCCGTCGGTGGAGCGTGACTATCTCACACCATGGCCCGCCGAGACGGCGGAAGCGCGGTTTCTGGAGCGTTTTGCGAAGCTCTGCGGCTGA
- a CDS encoding TIR domain-containing protein translates to MSNAIPQPLRTAIKKKLGNVSDRHVNRLIAQIANDQLISRRAASMMLARKLGIAITRYATAEDRAEMRGHAVSAISTEPEDNAISAAPPVSKVLPTLKVKPAKNNSLFVVHGRDSKLNEAMFALLRAMGLNPLEWSQAIAKAKGANPDVRKVINNAMRLVQGVVVMFSPDEEARLKTKYRAKGDSAKLEGQARPNVIFESGLALGGHPKKTLLVQVGDTRPISDIAGMHMLRLSNSATSRKELGQRLKKLGFKVDLSGTSWLTEGDFNR, encoded by the coding sequence ATGAGCAACGCGATACCTCAGCCGTTACGTACAGCGATCAAGAAAAAGCTCGGAAATGTTTCTGATCGTCACGTTAATCGCCTGATCGCGCAAATCGCCAACGATCAACTCATCTCCCGGCGAGCGGCTTCGATGATGTTAGCCCGTAAGCTAGGTATCGCCATTACGCGCTACGCCACTGCGGAAGACCGTGCTGAGATGCGAGGTCACGCAGTTTCTGCCATCTCGACCGAGCCGGAAGACAATGCGATTAGTGCGGCCCCGCCTGTTTCTAAAGTTTTGCCGACTCTGAAAGTTAAGCCTGCAAAAAACAACAGCCTTTTCGTCGTTCATGGCCGAGACAGCAAGCTTAATGAAGCGATGTTTGCGCTTCTTCGCGCAATGGGCCTAAACCCGTTGGAGTGGAGCCAGGCGATTGCAAAGGCGAAGGGAGCCAATCCCGACGTTCGTAAAGTTATAAACAATGCGATGAGGCTGGTTCAAGGCGTCGTTGTGATGTTTTCACCGGACGAGGAAGCGCGCCTCAAAACAAAGTACAGAGCTAAAGGCGACTCCGCGAAGCTTGAAGGCCAAGCTCGACCGAACGTGATTTTTGAATCCGGCTTGGCTCTCGGCGGCCACCCTAAAAAAACGCTGCTCGTTCAGGTCGGCGATACTCGACCCATAAGTGACATTGCGGGAATGCACATGCTCCGATTGTCTAACTCCGCGACCAGTCGCAAGGAGCTTGGCCAGCGGCTAAAGAAACTAGGATTTAAAGTCGATCTGTCTGGTACCTCTTGGCTGACTGAAGGCGACTTCAATCGCTAG
- a CDS encoding DNA-3-methyladenine glycosylase I — translation MKAIAHVDGLHRCPWPKEDPLYVSYHDTEWGVPEYDDRALFEKLILDGFQAGLSWITILRKRDNFRKAFDDFQPEKIARYTPRKVEKLMQDAGIVRNRLKIEGTILSARSWLDIMEKSDGFSDLLWSHMDGRPKVNTFKTIKSVPAETPLSRAISKDLASRGFKFVGPTIVYAFMQAVGMVNDHLVTCYRHAELASKWQADKRDKAL, via the coding sequence ATGAAAGCGATTGCGCATGTCGACGGCCTGCATCGCTGCCCGTGGCCGAAGGAAGACCCGCTCTATGTCAGCTATCATGACACCGAATGGGGCGTGCCGGAATATGACGACCGCGCGCTGTTCGAAAAGCTGATCCTCGACGGCTTCCAGGCCGGCCTGTCGTGGATCACGATCCTGCGCAAGCGCGACAATTTCCGCAAAGCCTTCGACGATTTCCAGCCGGAAAAGATCGCGCGTTACACGCCGCGCAAGGTCGAAAAGCTGATGCAGGATGCGGGCATCGTCCGCAACCGGCTGAAGATCGAAGGCACGATTTTATCGGCGCGCTCCTGGCTCGACATCATGGAAAAGTCGGACGGCTTTTCCGATCTGTTGTGGAGCCACATGGACGGCCGGCCGAAGGTCAACACCTTCAAGACGATCAAGTCGGTCCCGGCCGAAACGCCGCTCTCACGCGCGATATCGAAAGATCTTGCCAGCCGCGGATTCAAGTTCGTCGGCCCGACCATCGTCTATGCGTTCATGCAGGCGGTGGGGATGGTGAACGATCATCTGGTGACGTGTTATCGGCATGCGGAGTTGGCTAGCAAGTGGCAAGCCGATAAGCGAGATAAGGCACTCTAA
- a CDS encoding YgfZ/GcvT domain-containing protein, producing MKAALLTDRSVLRVTGEPARGFLHNLVTGDIETLAPGDARYAALLTPQGKIIADFFVIEAGANEGGGFFIDCPKALADELAQKLNFYKLRAKVTIQSIDTLSVLAAWDGDGSTDYGLVYHDPRLAALGLRAIVPTDLASEAVADLGATLVDASDYDAHRIALGVPRGGVDFIYGDTFPHDADLDKLNGVDFKKGCYVGQEVVSRVEHRGTARNRVVAVAFDEHPAQDGIAVMAGDKTVGTMGSSAGKQGLAMLRVDRVAEAIDAGTPLSAGGITLTLRDSAVADFLAAARVKTAG from the coding sequence ATGAAAGCCGCTTTGCTCACAGATCGCAGCGTGTTGCGTGTCACGGGCGAACCCGCGCGCGGGTTTCTCCACAACCTTGTGACCGGCGATATTGAGACGCTGGCGCCAGGCGATGCGCGCTACGCCGCGCTGTTGACGCCGCAAGGCAAGATCATCGCCGACTTCTTCGTGATCGAAGCCGGCGCCAACGAAGGCGGTGGCTTCTTCATCGATTGCCCCAAAGCCCTGGCCGACGAGCTGGCGCAGAAGCTCAATTTCTACAAGCTGCGCGCCAAGGTGACGATCCAGAGCATCGACACCCTCTCTGTTCTCGCGGCATGGGACGGCGACGGATCGACCGACTACGGCCTCGTCTATCATGACCCGCGTCTCGCCGCGCTTGGCCTCCGCGCCATCGTGCCGACGGATCTCGCATCGGAAGCCGTCGCCGACCTCGGCGCGACGCTGGTCGATGCATCGGACTATGACGCGCATCGCATTGCGCTGGGCGTGCCGCGCGGCGGCGTCGATTTCATCTATGGCGATACGTTTCCGCACGATGCCGATCTCGACAAGCTGAATGGCGTCGACTTCAAGAAGGGCTGCTATGTCGGTCAGGAAGTGGTGTCGCGGGTCGAGCATCGCGGCACCGCGCGCAACCGCGTCGTTGCCGTTGCGTTCGACGAACATCCGGCTCAGGACGGCATTGCGGTGATGGCCGGCGACAAGACCGTCGGCACCATGGGCTCATCCGCCGGCAAGCAGGGGCTTGCCATGCTGCGCGTCGACCGCGTCGCGGAAGCGATCGATGCCGGCACGCCGCTCAGTGCCGGCGGCATCACACTGACATTGCGCGACAGCGCCGTGGCCGATTTTCTCGCAGCTGCCAGAGTGAAGACCGCCGGATGA
- a CDS encoding dihydroorotase codes for MAQTFDTIFKGGIVVNQDGEGARDIGVRDGRIAGIGDLSKASAGETVDCRGLHVLPGVIDTQVHFREPGGTHKEDLESGSRSAVMGGVTAVFEMPNTDPLTITPEALADKVKRGHHRMHCDYAFFIGGTYDNYKHLPEWERLPGCAGVKVFMGSSTGSLLVENEEGLRNILKVIRRRASFHAEDEARLNERKSLRVEGDPTTHPIWRDPVAAMIATERLVRTARETGARVHVLHVSTAEEMDFLEHYKDVASVEVTPHHLTMAAPECYQVLGTKAQMNPPVRDAQHRAGIWRGLQQGVVDILGSDHAPHTLEEKSKAYPATPSGMTGVQTLVPLMLDHVNAGRLSLARFVDLSSAGPARLFNIARKGRIAVGYDADLTVVDLKRRETITDQWVASKAGWTPYDGMTVIGWPVGTVVRGRRVMWENELITPSQGERVRFLETLSA; via the coding sequence ATGGCACAGACCTTCGACACGATTTTCAAGGGCGGCATCGTCGTCAATCAGGATGGCGAGGGTGCGCGCGATATCGGCGTCAGGGATGGGCGTATCGCCGGGATCGGCGATCTGTCGAAAGCCTCCGCCGGCGAGACGGTCGATTGCCGGGGCCTGCATGTGTTGCCGGGCGTGATCGATACGCAGGTGCATTTCCGCGAGCCGGGCGGCACCCACAAGGAAGATCTCGAATCGGGCTCGCGCAGTGCGGTGATGGGCGGCGTCACGGCGGTGTTCGAAATGCCCAATACCGATCCACTGACCATCACGCCCGAGGCTCTGGCCGACAAGGTGAAGCGCGGGCATCATCGCATGCATTGCGACTATGCCTTCTTCATCGGCGGCACCTACGACAACTACAAGCACCTGCCGGAATGGGAGCGCCTGCCGGGCTGCGCCGGGGTGAAGGTGTTCATGGGCTCGTCCACCGGATCGCTGCTGGTCGAGAACGAGGAGGGGCTGCGCAACATCCTGAAAGTGATCCGCCGCCGTGCCTCATTCCATGCTGAGGACGAGGCGCGGCTGAACGAGCGCAAGAGTCTGCGGGTCGAGGGCGACCCGACGACGCACCCCATTTGGCGCGATCCGGTCGCGGCGATGATCGCGACCGAGCGGCTGGTCCGTACAGCGCGGGAAACAGGGGCGAGGGTGCATGTTCTCCACGTCTCTACCGCCGAGGAAATGGACTTCTTGGAGCATTACAAGGACGTCGCCTCGGTCGAGGTGACGCCGCACCATCTCACCATGGCGGCGCCGGAATGCTACCAAGTGCTTGGAACCAAAGCACAAATGAACCCGCCGGTGCGCGATGCGCAGCATCGGGCCGGGATCTGGCGGGGCCTGCAGCAGGGGGTGGTCGATATCCTCGGCTCCGATCATGCGCCGCATACTCTGGAAGAAAAATCAAAGGCTTATCCGGCAACGCCGTCGGGCATGACCGGCGTCCAGACGCTGGTGCCGCTGATGCTGGACCACGTCAATGCCGGCCGTTTATCCCTCGCCCGATTCGTTGATTTATCCAGCGCCGGCCCGGCCCGGTTATTCAACATTGCCCGCAAGGGCCGCATTGCCGTGGGGTATGATGCCGACCTGACGGTGGTCGATCTGAAGCGACGGGAAACCATCACCGATCAATGGGTTGCCTCGAAGGCGGGCTGGACGCCCTATGACGGCATGACGGTGATTGGCTGGCCGGTCGGCACAGTTGTCCGCGGTCGCCGGGTGATGTGGGAGAACGAACTTATCACCCCGTCGCAGGGTGAGCGTGTGCGCTTTCTGGAAACGCTGTCGGCCTGA
- a CDS encoding TIGR02301 family protein: MMRRFLLILLMATTLAVPARAIDSGAAFEAELQRLSEILGALHYLRGLCGAKDGQKWRNEMRALIEAEAPAPERKTKLMASFNRGYSGFQQSYRTCTDAADIAIRRYLDEGAKISREITARYTN; this comes from the coding sequence ATGATGCGCCGCTTCCTCCTGATCCTGCTGATGGCGACCACCCTCGCCGTGCCGGCCCGCGCGATCGATAGCGGGGCGGCGTTCGAGGCTGAATTGCAGCGGCTCTCCGAGATCCTGGGCGCCCTGCACTATCTTCGGGGGCTCTGCGGCGCGAAGGACGGCCAGAAATGGCGAAATGAGATGCGGGCGCTGATCGAGGCCGAGGCCCCGGCGCCCGAGCGTAAGACCAAGCTGATGGCCAGCTTCAATCGCGGCTATAGCGGTTTTCAGCAGTCCTACCGGACCTGCACGGACGCTGCCGATATCGCCATCCGCCGCTATCTCGACGAAGGCGCCAAGATCTCCCGCGAAATTACCGCCCGCTATACTAATTAG
- a CDS encoding NUDIX hydrolase, whose product MSEDRTYPTRPFLAVSAAIIRDGKVMIVRRGGGVATGVYTLPGGVVETGETVREAVVREVREEIGMTVEPLEPAGYREMIARAADGRVKRHFVILCFAARWIAGEPTPDPTEIAEAEWRFPHELDGLKTTDGLREIIDKAMEQFEPASALHR is encoded by the coding sequence ATGTCAGAAGACCGCACTTATCCAACGCGACCTTTTCTTGCGGTCAGCGCCGCAATCATTCGTGACGGTAAGGTGATGATCGTGCGGCGTGGAGGGGGCGTCGCCACCGGCGTCTACACCCTTCCAGGCGGCGTGGTCGAAACGGGCGAGACTGTCCGCGAGGCGGTCGTCCGCGAGGTGCGTGAAGAGATCGGCATGACGGTCGAGCCGCTCGAGCCTGCTGGCTACCGCGAAATGATCGCCCGTGCTGCCGATGGCCGGGTGAAGCGGCATTTCGTCATCCTCTGCTTTGCCGCGCGCTGGATCGCCGGCGAACCCACTCCCGACCCGACGGAGATTGCGGAAGCGGAATGGCGGTTTCCACATGAACTGGACGGGCTGAAGACCACGGACGGTCTGCGGGAGATCATTGACAAGGCGATGGAACAGTTTGAGCCCGCGTCAGCCTTGCACCGCTGA